A genome region from Anopheles stephensi strain Indian chromosome 2, UCI_ANSTEP_V1.0, whole genome shotgun sequence includes the following:
- the LOC118502510 gene encoding trypsin-1-like — protein sequence MASALRLAIALTLAAALVAAKPSRPKIVGGQEAIPHEFPYQISLQWNFNQEGQEPFHFCGGSLIADRFVLTAGHCVPSAISPDGFPEAVAGEHDFSQFDASVQRRRIVEMYVHEDYSGGVGPNDIAVFRVDQPFRLNRKVQLVRLPEPNAMPEGVCTISGWGSTSFTAFPSYPDTLMKTTLPIMDLDVCRDIYQTDLIEDSNICAGTIEGSSSVCSGDSGGPLVQTDDEIVQVGIVSWGGIPCGGYRNPGVFVRVSYFIDWINDKLNN from the exons ATGGCATCAGCACTACGTCTAGCAATCGCTCTAACGCTGGCCGCGGCCCTGGTCGCAGCAAAACCATCGCGACCGAAGATTGTCGGTGGCCAGGAAGCGATCCCGCACGAGTTTCCCTACCAGATCTCGCTGCAGTGGAACTTCAACCAGGAGGGACAGGAACCGTTCCACTTCTGCggtggttccctgattgcggACCGCTTCGTGCTGACTGCCGGGCATTGCGTACCGAGCGCTATCTCTCCCGATGGTTTCCCTGAAGCCGTTGCCGGAGAGCACGATTTCAGCCAGTTCGACGCATCGGTACAGCGTCGTCGTATTGTTGAGATGTACGTGCACGAGGACTACTCTGGCGGTGTTGGACCCAACGATATTGCAGTGTTCCGCGTCGATCAACCGTTCCGTCTGAATCGTAAGGTGCAGCTGGTCCGCTTGCCGGAACCGAACGCGATGCCGGAGGGCGTATGCACCATCAGTGGCTGGGGATCAACCTCCTTCACGGCGTTCCCGTCCTACCCGGACACTCTGATG AAAACCACCCTCCCCATCATGGATCTGGACGTGTGCCGTGACATTTACCAAACGGATCTGATCGAGGACAGCAACATCTGCGCCGGCACCATCGAAGGCAGCTCGAGCGTCTGCTCGGGAGACTCTGGCGGTCCGCTGGTCCAAACCGACGACGAAATCGTGCAGGTCGGCATCGTTTCCTGGGGAGGCATTCCGTGCGGTGGCTACAGAAACCCGGGAGTGTTCGTTCGTGTTTCGTACTTTATTGACTGGATCAATGATAAACTCAACAACTAA
- the LOC118502506 gene encoding DNA polymerase zeta catalytic subunit isoform X2: MVQHKSQTLIRIVSVDHYMSKPDPQFDACYSEFRGSDIKQVPVIRLFGSTSEGTHSCVHIHGVFPYFYIPYDGSIADKLALDQKIYQLACALDKGINVSLGRSSSQAKHIFKIVLVKGIPIYGYHRNPHHYFKIYMYNPYLVRNATQLLMNGTILSGTYQVHETHIPYILQFFIDYNLYGMSFLELNTTGLRQRTNDADSDSNIPPKMSTSEYEIDVLASDILNREPEDKAKDNGEFANPGIASIWKDEQTRRHLLGLEQPERMNLSQDSGPEQEVVTESDRFYRVRLLAKLSKDHTSSLSMENQRKQPTSAYPSEASEGEMLLDASHIENHARPSAGHSNESLYDSQISYHFDASMVVVDEEKIISMSQNPDATLGEEDYNLLEIMRNLEDQEANNVESDCLLAPMTQQSGESNRSIIQANLNLSQANKKLNASMYGDLEAVCLMSDQTERRTLDPDDVTFDSDDEFLLDFSQKQSCAGSSELMAEVNKFFSDSDGDLLSGGLIPQLDGNDDSFKSTTSKRTRPAARKDSPSTNSSSAKKIRIDLTQPVARKSLTPRRVTFALSPEEKNDERTKRALKAFEESSPNTLKPFEIRIPKLGLIKKSILFTSRNRSSPKSDTTDESHKTIKNLHVCITKLDPAAYDVSQSSTSSGDRYEQARTYDLLHNYDPLEGPSTPKSERVRRKNSTSNKKGQPKPKMMKLDEEQQIELILSERFKNIVRLSPKVLIKPLLLNEKPAVNSELSLDAYSSPRKMHPADDALQNDKVDVAGCNDAPAEESQSRTSDAVAASTLSTEPVEKAVPATDSESSSDSVIKPTQEQTVESDGMDVEFSLPTNSDHCDTDCEIISTSNAQNILNSAKDKTTDLDPIVSIPDEDCDDIQMITPSLLEETAIANLFEDNDGALRATIDLSDDESETQAKPAVNISIQLDGVDELMDEGTDAQRQPEARDDPVEVEESEEDNPNIQSFCERTLVCELDDINSESDDSCLGGASNKEDAEQDNQPITISLAAPAPTREDAQRAIDKFEIPATINPTPFYSDPADVTGRKEVGHTVLNIAGNSLNDVEEFSSTIVGLRSLKHLRYENLQCTFGEGINDVIGPIGPNGPNSDRMKELLASEGSVRISPAELPPNRSEAIAWIDVRCRQRQDVEPVAAIESDSPIKVKAAETIMALDDDGEAQPTSLTTAKIDLESSLNLSVLVGHTQVTSNGADVASKPVSQTMTKSALNAPSGTTNGAKVMEADGMSSRANKPPTLEDDVALSQEEQVQLGQEDRGSSPRIVASDQSDLIEQSNADISTATPIDNTFGYKVGSENLQDAKAKCEFNYLTIMSLEVHVNTRGDLRPNPSTDPIAAIFYRIHNDVPSDHPKASSVCGIILNRDQAQVAESVAHEAAGGKMCFKYNQSSNVADVVTVSGELELYEKFLLLISFWDPDIFTGYEIESVSWGYVIERGYALEMNLMKQLSRVPSVDKVQVTEEEQRELLEMHDYSAGLKIPGRILLDIWRLMRHEIALTSYTFENVVYHVLHRRVPNHSYRQLTRLWNKSYSRWVVLEYYLERVNGNFEILHQLDLIGRTAELAKLFGIQFYEVLSRGSQFRVESMMLRIAKPKNFVSVSPSIQQRAHMRAPEYLPLILEPNSRFYADPIIVLDFQSLYPSIIIGYNYCFSTCLGRIEHLGEDTTSFEFGASHLRVPPKMLKALLDKNLITFSPCGIAFVKKRVREGVLPRMLSEILNTRLMVKKSMKLHKDNTTLQRVLHSRQLGLKLIANVTYGYTAANFSGRMPCVEIGDSVVAKGRETLERAIKLVESTERWGAKVVYGDTDSLFVLCPGRSKADAFKIGAEIAEAVTKENPAPVKLKLEKVYQPAILQLALALRRVFIVRLLIHTWSVVSRVLLSLELRIDR, translated from the exons ATGGTACAGCATAAAAGCCAAACGCTGATCCGCATCGTGAGTGTGGATCACTACATGAGCAAACCGGATCCACAGTTCGATGCGTGCTATTCGGAATTCCGCGGCTCGGACATTAAGCAAGTGCCGGTCATTCGATTGTTTGGCTCGACCTCCGAAGGGACGCATAGCTGCGTCCACATCCATGGGGTGTTTCCATACTTTTACATCCCTTACGATGGTTCCATTGCCGACAAGCTGGCACTGGACCAGAAGATCTATCAACTGGCTTGCGCTCTGGATAAAGGTATAAACGTTTCGCTCGGCCGCTCGTCGTCCCAGGCGAAGCACATCTTCAAGATAGTGTTGGTGAAAGGAAT TCCGATCTACGGTTACCATCGCAACCCGCACCACTATTTCAAGATCTACATGTACAATCCGTATCTAGTACGAAATGCTACCCAGCTGTTGATGAACGGAACCATCCTTTCGGGAACGTATCAAGTTCACGAAACGCACATACCGTACATTCTGCAGTTCTTCATTGACTACAATCTTTACGGGATGAGTTTTTTGGAGCTGAACACGACCGGACTGCGGCAGCGAACAAATGATGCCGATAGCGATAGCAATATCCCACCGAAAATGTCCACATCCGAGTACGAGATAGACGTGCTTGCATCGGACATCCTGAATCGAGAGCCTGAGGACAAGGCCAAGGACAACGGCGAATTTGCTAACCCAGGCATAGCTTCCATCTGGAAGGACGAACAAACGCGAAGACATTTGCTCGGTTTGGAGCAACCGGAGCGCATGAATCTTTCGCAGGACAGTGGTCCAGAGCAGGAAGTAGTCACTGAAAGCGATCGATTCTACCGGGTGCGACTGCTGGCAAAGCTGTCGAAAGACCACACTTCCAGCTTATCGATGGAGAATCAACGAAAGCAACCTACCTCAGCCTATCCGTCAGAGGCAAGCGAAGGCGAAATGCTGTTGGATGCATCGCACATTGAGAATCATGCACGCCCTAGCGCTGGACACAGCAACGAGAGTTTGTACGATTCGCAAATAAGTTATCATTTTGATGcatcgatggtggtggtggatgaggAGAAAATCATATCCATGTCACAAAATCCAGATGCAACTCTCGGAGAGGAGGATTACAATTTGCTGGAAATAATGCGGAACCTGGAAGACCAGGAAGCTAATAACGTTGAGAGCGACTGTCTGTTGGCACCGATGACCCAGCAGTCGGGCGAAAGTAATCGCAGCATCATTCAAGCCAACTTGAATTTGTCACAAGCCAACAAAAAGCTAAACGCTTCCATGTACGGAGATCTGGAGGCGGTTTGTCTGATGTCCGACCAAACAGAACGGCGTACGCTCGATCCGGACGATGTTACCTTTGATTCGGACGATGAATTTTTGCTCGACTTTTCTCAAAAGCAATCCTGTGCTGGAAGCAGTGAACTAATGGCTGAGGTGAACAAATTCTTCAGTGATAGCGATGGTGACCTCCTGTCCGGTGGTCTCATCCCACAACTGGACGGTAACGACGACTCCTTCAAATCGACCACATCAAAGCGAACTAGACCGGCGGCTAGGAAGGATTCGCCATCGACAAATAGCTCATCGGCTAAAAAGATCCGCATTGATTTAACTCAACCTGTGGCGCGCAAATCTTTAACGCCACGCCGAGTAACGTTCGCGCTATCCCCGGAGGAGAAAAACGATGAGCGCACCAAGCGTGCTCTGAAGGCATTTGAAGAATCGTCACCGAACACACTGAAGCCATTTGAAATAAG gaTTCCAAAATTGGGGCTGATCAAGAAATCTATTCTGTTCACCAGCCGGAATCGTAGCTCACCGAAGTCTGACACCACTGATGAATCTCacaaaacgattaaaaatCTGCACGTGTG CATAACAAAGTTGGATCCTGCCGCTTACGATGTAAGCCAGTCATCGACTTCATCGGGTGATCGATACGAACAGGCTCGAACGTACGATCTGCTGCACAACTACGATCCGCTGGAGGGCCCGTCGACACCGAAATCAGAGCGTGTGCGAAGAAAGAACTCAACCTCCAACAAGAAAGGACAACCCAAGCCGAAGATGATGAAGCTGGACGAGGAGCAGCAGATTGAGCTGATTCTTTCGGAAAGGTTTAAGAACATCGTACGCCTTTCTCCAAAGGTGTTGATAAAACCATTGCTCCTGAACGAAAAACCCGCAGTCAATAGTGAACTTTCACTGGACGCGTATTCATCGCCACGTAAGATGCACCCTGCAGATGATGCTCTGCAAAATGACAAAGTTGATGTTGCAGGATGCAATGATGCTCCTGCCGAAGAATCTCAGTCTCGAACGTCTGATGCGGTCGCCGCGTCTACTCTATCAACCGAACCGGTAGAGAAAGCTGTACCAGCAACTGATTCAGAGTCAAGCTCGGATTCGGTTATAAAACCAACCCAAGAGCAAACGGTGGAAAGCGATGGAATGGATGTTGAATTTTCGTTGCCTACCAACAGCGATCATTGTGACACGGACTGCGAAATCATCAGCACTTCGAATGCGCAGAACATTCTCAATTCAGCGAAAGACAAAACCACGGACCTTGACCCAATCGTCTCGATTCCGGATGAGGATTGCGACGATATACAGATGATCACGCCAAGTCTACTGGAAGAGACCGCCATCGCGAATCTGTTCGAGGATAACGATGGTGCTTTGCGAGCAACGATCGATCTTTCCGATGACGAGAGCGAGACACAAGCTAAGCCGGCTGTGAATATTAGCATACAACTGGATGGAGTTGACGAGCTGATGGACGAAGGCACGGACGCGCAACGGCAACCTGAAGCAAGGGACGATCCCGTCGAAGTCGAAGAGTCGGAAGAGGATAACCCAAACATACAAAGCTTCTGCGAACGAACGCTTGTGTGTGAGCTGGACGACATAAATTCCGAATCCGACGATAGCTGCCTTGGTGGAGCGTCAAACAAAGAAGATGCGGAACAGGACAATCAGCCCATCACGATATCGTTGGCTGCGCCGGCACCAACGCGTGAGGATGCACAACGGGCAATAGATAAGTTCGAAATTCCTGCCACCATCAATCCGACACCGTTCTATAGCGACCCGGCCGATGTAACGGGCCGGAAAGAAGTGGGGCATACGGTTTTAAACATTGCGGGAAACAGTTTGAACGATGTGGAAGAATTTTCCAGTACAATTGTGGGACTCCGATCGCTCAAGCATTTGCGATACGAAAACCTGCAGTGCACGTTCGGGGAAGGCATAAACGACGTGATAGGGCCGATCGGGCCAAATGGTCCAAATTCCGACCGCATGAAGGAGTTGCTAGCATCGGAAGGGTCTGTCAGAATTAGCCCGGCGGAACTTCCGCCTAATCGAAGCGAAGCGATCGCTTGGATCGACGTCAGATGTCGACAGCGACAGGACGTTGAGCCGGTCGCAGCTATTGAATCGGACAGTCCCATAAAGGTGAAGGCGGCGGAAACGATCATGGCACTAGACGATGATGGCGAAGCACAACCGACCAGCCTAACAACCGCAAAGATTGACCTTGAATCTTCGCTCAATCTTAGTGTTTTGGTTGGCCACACCCAAGTAACCAGTAACGGAGCAGATGTGGCATCAAAACCTGTTTCGCAAACCATGACGAAAAGCGCTTTAAACGCACCGAGTGGCACCACAAATGGTGCCAAGGTCATGGAAGCGGATGGCATGAGCTCCCGAGCAAATAAACCCCCAACCTTGGAAGACGATGTCGCACTTTCCCAGGAG GAACAAGTACAACTAGGCCAAGAAGATCGAGGCTCCTCGCCCAGAATAGTAGCGTCGGATCAATCGGACTTGATCGAACAAAGCAATGCGGACATCTCAACGGCCACCCCGATCGACAACACGTTCGGGTACAAAGTGGGGTCCGAAAACTTGCAGGACGCCAAAGCCAAGTGTGAG TTCAACTATCTGACAATAATGTCGCTCGAAGTGCACGTGAATACCCGTGGCGATTTGCGGCCCAATCCGAGCACGGACCCTATTGCGGCCATTTTCTACCGCATCCATAATGACGTTCCATCGGACCATCCGAAGGCATCGTCCGTTTGTGGGATCATACTGAATCGTGACCAGGCACAGGTCGCAGAGAGTGTAGCGCATGAAGCTGCCGGCGGTAAGATGTGCTTCAAGTACAACCAATCGTCAAACGTAGCGGACGTCGTGACGGTGTCCGGAGAGCTGGAACTTTACGAAAAGTTTCTGCTGCTCATTTCCTTCTGGGATCCGGACATATTTACGGGGTACGAAATCGAAAGCGTGTCCTGGGGCTACGTAATCGAGCGTGGCTACGCGCTAGAAATGAATCTAATGAAACAGCTTTCTCGCGTCCCATCCGTGGACAAGGTGCAAGTGACGGAGGAGGAACAGCGGGAACTGTTGGAGATGCATGACTACAGTGCGGGGCTGAAAATTCCGGGCCGCATCCTACTGGACATTTGGCGTCTGATGCGGCACGAGATCGCTCTTACGTCGTACACGTTCGAAAACGTCGTGTACCACGTGCTGCACCGGCGTGTTCCGAACCATTCCTACAGACAGTTGACCCGCCTGTGGAACAAATCGTACAGCCGCTGGGTAGTGCTAGAGTACTATCTGGAGCGTGTGAATGGAAACTTTGAGATTCTGCACCAGCTCGATCTGATTGGCCGAACGGCAGAGCTGGCCAAACTGTTTGGCATACAGTTCTACGAAGTGTTGTCCCGTGGATCACAGTTTCGAGTGGAAAGTATGATGTTGCGCATCGCCAAACCGAAAAACTTTGTGTCCGTTTCGCCCAGCATCCAGCAACGGGCGCATATGCGTGCACCGGAGTACTTGCCACTGATCCTGGAACCGAACTCTCGCTTCTACGCCGATCCGATAATTGTGCTGGACTTTCAGAGTTTGTATCCGAGCATTATCATTGGCTACAACTACTGTTTCTCCACGTGTTTGGGGCGTATCGAGCACCTGGGAGA GGACACTACGTCGTTCGAGTTCGGTGCATCGCATCTGCGCGTTCCACCAAAGATGCTGAAGGCGCTGCTGGACAAGAATCTGATCACATTTTCTCCCTGCGGCATAGCGTTCGTAAAGAAGCGCGTGCGGGAGGGAGTGCTACCGCGCATGTTGAGCGAGATCCTCAACACTCGCCTGATGGTGAAGAAATCGATGAAGCTTCACAAGGACAACACCACCCTGCAGCGTGTGCTCCATTCGCGTCAGCTCGGGTTGAAGTTGATCGCGAACGTGACGTACGGCTACACGGCGGCCAATTTTAGTGGACGCATGCCGTGCGTTGAGATTGGCGACAGCGTCGTGGCAAAGGGACGAGAAACGCTCGAACGAGCGATCAAGCTAGTCGAGTCAACGGAACGTTGGGGAGCCAAGGTGGTGTACGGCGATACGGACTCGCTGTTTGTGCTCTGTCCGGGGCGAAGCAAGGCGGATGCGTTCAAAATAGGCGCCGAGATTGCTGAAGCTGTTACTAAAGAAAATCCAGCGCCGGTCAAGCTAAAGCTGGAGAAAGTCTACCAGCCAGCGATACTGCAG